A DNA window from Bacteroidota bacterium contains the following coding sequences:
- a CDS encoding sigma-54 dependent transcriptional regulator, with protein MALILVVDDVPALAEQYAYDLKRVGGYQTLIAHGGAAALQAVSKAAVDCIILDLEMPGVDGFAVLEQLKADKIEVPVIVYTGTGNYARCVRAVQLGAYGFIDKSEPMERVVQEVENALDRLRLQEEVKSLKEDLGRTSGLIGSSAAMQKLQQQIARLAKIPSSVLILGESGTGKELVARAVHDMAGEDRRPFVAVNCAALPENLIESELFGHERGAFTGANRTRKGAFLQAAGGTIFLDEVGEMPLQAQAKLLRVLEQREVMRVGGEKPIKVTARVVAATNRDLAKESEAGNFREDLYYRLNVHILQVPPLRDRRSDVPELADHFAAFICRRFGMRKKRFAPEAMDMLMQHNWQRNNVRELRNIVERMIIASDDDVIQVEEVPVDVQGTLSVTPDAKATTFQQRKAEAERQIIISALERNDGHISNTAKDLGLSDHASLLKIMRRLNIRKS; from the coding sequence ATGGCGTTAATCCTTGTTGTTGATGATGTGCCTGCCCTGGCTGAACAGTATGCTTACGACTTAAAGCGGGTTGGAGGATATCAGACGCTTATTGCCCATGGCGGCGCTGCTGCGCTGCAAGCAGTATCGAAAGCAGCTGTTGATTGCATCATACTGGATCTAGAGATGCCGGGCGTTGATGGTTTTGCAGTGCTGGAGCAATTAAAGGCTGATAAAATTGAAGTTCCAGTTATTGTTTACACCGGCACGGGCAACTACGCGCGCTGCGTACGGGCTGTCCAATTGGGGGCATATGGGTTTATCGACAAGTCTGAGCCGATGGAGCGGGTGGTGCAAGAAGTGGAGAATGCACTGGATCGGTTGCGTTTGCAGGAAGAGGTGAAGTCGCTTAAAGAAGACCTGGGCCGGACAAGCGGACTCATTGGTTCGAGCGCGGCAATGCAGAAGTTGCAGCAGCAAATTGCACGCCTCGCAAAAATTCCGAGTAGCGTGCTTATTCTTGGGGAAAGTGGTACCGGGAAAGAACTGGTTGCCAGAGCAGTACACGACATGGCTGGCGAAGACCGAAGACCGTTTGTAGCAGTGAACTGTGCTGCGCTCCCCGAAAACCTGATCGAAAGTGAATTGTTTGGGCACGAGCGCGGGGCATTTACCGGTGCGAACCGTACGCGAAAAGGTGCTTTCTTGCAAGCAGCCGGCGGCACCATCTTTCTGGATGAAGTAGGCGAGATGCCGCTGCAGGCCCAGGCCAAGCTTTTGCGTGTTCTTGAGCAACGCGAAGTGATGCGTGTTGGTGGAGAGAAGCCCATCAAAGTTACTGCCCGCGTTGTTGCAGCCACGAACAGAGACCTGGCAAAAGAAAGTGAAGCCGGCAATTTCAGGGAAGACCTTTACTACCGCCTCAATGTGCACATCTTACAAGTGCCGCCACTACGCGACCGGCGCTCTGATGTACCGGAACTTGCTGATCATTTTGCAGCGTTTATCTGCAGGCGATTTGGCATGCGTAAAAAACGGTTTGCCCCTGAGGCGATGGATATGCTGATGCAGCATAACTGGCAGCGCAACAATGTGCGCGAACTGCGCAACATCGTCGAACGGATGATCATTGCTTCTGACGACGATGTAATCCAGGTAGAAGAAGTACCTGTAGACGTTCAGGGTACGCTATCCGTAACGCCAGACGCTAAAGCGACAACTTTTCAGCAACGCAAAGCTGAGGCGGAGCGTCAAATTATCATCTCTGCACTTGAGCGCAACGATGGTCATATCAGCAATACGGCCAAAGATCTGGGGCTTTCGGATCATGCATCGCTGCTCAAAATCATGCGCCGGCTGAATATCCGCAAATCGTAG